From Enterococcus mundtii, the proteins below share one genomic window:
- a CDS encoding GNAT family N-acetyltransferase codes for MEIKEEKNRLVLLDDEQNEIGEMTWSDAGPDIMIIDHTFVDPAFRGQKLAEKLVATGVEVARRTGRKVIPLCPYAKAEFERKAEYHDVWRK; via the coding sequence ATGGAAATCAAAGAAGAAAAGAATCGCTTAGTGTTATTGGACGATGAACAAAACGAAATAGGAGAAATGACGTGGTCGGATGCTGGTCCTGATATTATGATCATTGATCATACATTTGTTGATCCTGCATTTCGTGGACAGAAATTAGCAGAAAAATTGGTTGCTACAGGAGTGGAAGTAGCCAGACGTACTGGCAGAAAAGTGATTCCGTTATGTCCCTACGCAAAAGCGGAGTTTGAGAGAAAAGCTGAATATCATGATGTTTGGCGTAAATAA
- a CDS encoding alpha/beta hydrolase: MKSLPQPIYEKHGKRAILLLHAYSGSPNDVRMLARFLEKSNYSVYAPMFTGHGTLAPNEILEQDAETWWQDTKQAIQFLYDEGFSDIAVLGLSMGGIFAVRALSEFPMIGGGFFCSPISPVENHVPENFENYVRQILKIAGESESMIEQQVESFRPRVQQQLTDIQEQAAITESKLSDIQKPVFMAQAGQDEMIDPYGVYETAKKLAHTDISLHWYPESKHVITVGIARKVFEKDVLDFLENLPWNEE; the protein is encoded by the coding sequence ATGAAAAGTCTACCACAACCTATTTATGAAAAACATGGGAAGCGTGCAATCCTCTTACTGCATGCGTATTCAGGTAGTCCAAATGATGTACGGATGTTAGCCCGTTTTTTAGAGAAATCAAACTATTCGGTCTATGCCCCAATGTTTACAGGACATGGCACGCTTGCTCCAAATGAGATCTTAGAACAGGACGCTGAGACGTGGTGGCAAGATACGAAACAAGCGATCCAGTTTCTCTACGATGAGGGATTTTCTGACATCGCCGTATTAGGATTATCGATGGGCGGGATTTTTGCAGTCCGAGCATTATCAGAATTTCCGATGATAGGAGGCGGATTTTTTTGTTCGCCAATTTCTCCAGTAGAAAATCATGTGCCGGAGAATTTTGAGAATTATGTACGCCAGATCTTGAAAATTGCCGGTGAATCGGAGTCGATGATCGAACAACAAGTCGAAAGCTTTCGGCCACGAGTACAGCAACAATTAACAGATATTCAAGAACAAGCAGCAATAACAGAAAGTAAGTTATCAGATATCCAAAAACCAGTATTCATGGCTCAAGCGGGTCAAGATGAAATGATTGATCCTTATGGTGTCTACGAGACAGCAAAAAAACTTGCGCATACTGACATTTCCTTACACTGGTATCCAGAAAGTAAGCATGTGATCACAGTAGGAATAGCAAGAAAAGTGTTTGAAAAGGATGTATTGGATTTTCTAGAGAACTTACCTTGGAATGAGGAATAA
- a CDS encoding alpha/beta hydrolase, which yields MIVFYSLLIMLLMIGSYHFIAYLYAKKLIKTGLQRGYAWYEETGHQLMDPASLTTVEEQRQRLEDLAEDFWQQGEPITTKSQEGLKLKGRMFSTYSNKGKWVVCVHDYRSTGKKDMSYIGKKYAEKGFNVLIPDLRAHGESEGEIIGMGWLDRLDLILWINEILQREPEAKIILHGGSMGASTIMMASGEKLPSAVKGLILDSGFVSVYSEFRYMLSKLTVFPKKIIMRHANRYAQKYAGYSLKQASATRQLGSNHLPVLIIHGEHDHFVPMEAAYTIQNATAGDKALLLVPGAEHLEAVSKDPETYWTVIFSFIKQRVGL from the coding sequence GTGATTGTTTTTTATAGTTTATTAATTATGTTATTAATGATCGGTAGTTATCATTTTATTGCTTATCTGTACGCAAAGAAGTTGATCAAAACTGGATTACAACGTGGTTATGCTTGGTATGAAGAAACAGGCCATCAACTCATGGACCCTGCCTCTTTGACGACAGTCGAAGAACAACGCCAACGTTTAGAAGATCTAGCAGAAGATTTTTGGCAACAAGGAGAACCCATAACGACCAAAAGTCAAGAGGGGTTAAAATTGAAGGGTAGAATGTTCTCTACTTATTCGAACAAAGGTAAATGGGTAGTCTGTGTCCATGACTATCGCAGCACAGGGAAAAAAGACATGTCTTATATCGGGAAAAAGTATGCAGAAAAAGGCTTCAATGTCTTGATCCCTGATTTGCGTGCTCATGGAGAAAGTGAAGGGGAGATCATTGGGATGGGGTGGTTGGATCGGTTAGATTTGATACTCTGGATCAATGAGATCTTGCAACGAGAGCCAGAGGCTAAGATCATCTTACATGGAGGCTCAATGGGTGCTTCTACGATCATGATGGCTAGTGGAGAGAAGTTGCCGAGTGCTGTCAAAGGATTGATTCTTGATAGCGGCTTTGTATCCGTTTATTCAGAATTTCGTTATATGTTAAGCAAATTGACGGTTTTTCCAAAAAAAATCATTATGCGACATGCGAATCGTTACGCGCAAAAATATGCAGGTTATTCTTTGAAACAGGCATCAGCAACGAGACAGTTAGGGAGCAATCATTTACCCGTTCTGATCATCCATGGTGAACATGATCATTTTGTCCCGATGGAAGCAGCTTATACGATCCAAAATGCCACGGCAGGAGATAAAGCTTTACTGCTAGTGCCTGGAGCAGAACATTTAGAAGCAGTAAGTAAAGATCCAGAGACCTACTGGACAGTGATTTTTTCATTCATTAAGCAAAGAGTGGGTCTATAA
- a CDS encoding nucleoside hydrolase has product MRKVIIDCDPGIDDTLALLFALKSPEIEVVAITTVCGNVPVHLGTENVIRCLERCDRLDIPVYQGSATPLNTPFISAQDTHGMDGLGETNFPLVTDKQAETIHAVDFLASYFAEQKDTSLIALGPLTNIASALQKNPQIGKHMDRFVSMGGTYKSHGNCSPVAEYNYWCDPDAAAYVFEHLGQMIEMVGLDVTREIVFTPTILEYCCQLAPEEGNYLKAITRFYFDFHWQQERVLGCVINDPLAVAYFIDEQLCQGFTSYTAVETQGISRGQTLVDRYDFWQKKPNSLIMTDVDTSLFFRKFLAVLLHAQEELIKNDLERLKIG; this is encoded by the coding sequence ATGCGAAAAGTTATTATTGATTGCGATCCCGGTATCGATGATACATTAGCGCTATTGTTTGCATTAAAATCACCAGAAATCGAAGTTGTCGCAATCACCACCGTTTGTGGAAACGTCCCCGTACATTTGGGAACTGAAAATGTGATCCGTTGTTTGGAACGTTGTGACCGTTTAGACATCCCTGTCTATCAAGGTTCTGCAACACCACTCAACACGCCATTTATCAGCGCTCAAGATACTCATGGCATGGACGGTCTAGGGGAAACGAACTTCCCATTAGTAACAGACAAACAAGCCGAAACGATCCACGCTGTTGATTTTTTAGCGAGTTATTTTGCTGAACAAAAAGATACTTCACTGATCGCGTTAGGGCCACTAACAAATATCGCTTCTGCTTTACAAAAGAATCCACAAATAGGCAAACACATGGATCGATTTGTTTCGATGGGTGGCACGTATAAAAGCCACGGCAATTGTTCACCTGTAGCAGAATACAATTACTGGTGTGACCCTGATGCCGCAGCTTATGTATTTGAACATCTTGGTCAAATGATTGAGATGGTTGGTTTAGACGTGACACGAGAAATCGTCTTTACACCAACGATCCTAGAATATTGTTGCCAACTCGCGCCCGAAGAAGGCAATTATTTAAAAGCAATCACACGCTTTTACTTTGACTTTCATTGGCAACAAGAACGCGTCCTAGGTTGTGTCATCAATGACCCTTTGGCAGTTGCGTATTTCATCGATGAACAACTATGCCAAGGATTCACTAGCTATACTGCTGTTGAAACACAAGGCATCAGCCGCGGACAAACCTTGGTTGATCGTTATGATTTTTGGCAGAAAAAACCAAACAGTCTAATCATGACAGATGTCGACACCTCTCTTTTTTTCCGGAAGTTTTTAGCCGTTCTTTTACATGCACAAGAAGAATTGATAAAAAATGATCTGGAAAGATTAAAGATAGGATGA
- a CDS encoding ECF transporter S component, which yields MTQKKITTRMITIMALSIGINFLGGTIALWLRLPIYLDSIGTIFAGALLGPIPGVLTGLSSSLLSGVTMDMFSLYYSPIQIITGLLAGLILPQKLQAQGLKSRLSLLAWTFVLSAPGTILSSIITIQLFGGITSSGSSTIVQLLYGLGLNQAVSVTIVQAATDYLDRLLSVLVVSLVVLKLPNQVVAKTRNR from the coding sequence ATGACACAAAAGAAAATCACGACAAGAATGATCACAATCATGGCACTAAGTATCGGAATCAACTTTCTCGGTGGAACGATTGCTTTATGGCTCCGTTTACCGATTTATCTTGATTCGATCGGTACGATTTTTGCAGGAGCTTTACTCGGACCAATTCCTGGGGTTTTGACAGGATTAAGTAGTAGCTTACTTAGTGGCGTGACGATGGATATGTTCTCTTTGTATTATTCCCCGATACAAATCATCACTGGGTTATTAGCGGGGTTGATTTTACCACAGAAATTACAGGCCCAAGGTTTGAAGAGTAGACTTTCATTATTGGCATGGACGTTTGTCCTTTCAGCTCCTGGAACCATACTATCCTCGATCATCACGATCCAATTATTTGGTGGTATCACTTCATCAGGTTCAAGTACCATTGTCCAACTTCTTTATGGATTAGGACTAAACCAAGCTGTAAGTGTCACGATTGTTCAAGCAGCGACAGATTATTTAGATCGGCTGCTATCGGTCCTTGTCGTTTCACTCGTTGTGTTGAAATTACCAAACCAAGTAGTGGCAAAGACAAGAAATCGTTGA
- the secG gene encoding preprotein translocase subunit SecG, with translation MYNIILGIVIVISIMMVIAIMMQPSKQNSAASAFTGGADQLFGKQKARGFEAVMQRSTAVMGAVWMILLFVLAFLSSK, from the coding sequence ATGTATAATATTATTTTAGGGATCGTCATTGTCATCTCGATTATGATGGTCATTGCGATCATGATGCAACCAAGCAAACAAAATAGTGCAGCAAGTGCATTTACAGGTGGCGCAGATCAATTATTCGGAAAGCAAAAAGCACGTGGATTTGAAGCAGTAATGCAACGCTCGACAGCTGTTATGGGCGCTGTATGGATGATTCTGTTATTCGTACTTGCATTTTTATCTTCTAAATAA